AGTTCCTGATAGCTCAGCCCTTCGACATAAGCCCGTTTCACCGCGACCGCACGATCAGCTTCCAACTCTTCCATGCAGGTGTCAATCCGCCTTCCTTCATCCTTGGTCACCGTCTGCATTTCCGGGTCGGGTCCGGCATCGGCAAGATCGTAGACCGTGTCCAATTCGTCGGCGACGGGCTTGCGCGCCCGCAGCGCATCGATCGACCGATTGCGGGCGATCGCCGCCAGCCATGCCGAGGACGAACCCGAGGCGACGGAGAAGCTGCGAGCGCGTTGCCAGATGCTGATATAGACTTCCTGCAGAGCTTCTTCGGCTTCCGTGCGATCCTTCAAGATACGCAGGCAGATCGAAAAAAGTTTCGGTGCGGTCTGATTGTAGAGGGCCACGAAAGCCCTGCGATCGCCGAGTGCGACGCGGCCGATCAAGTCTGCGATCTCATCGCCTTGCATGCCGTTCCTCATCTCAAGCTTGCGTGCGCCAGACGGTAACGGCGTCCGGCTCCGCGACAGATACGAAAAACTATTGCCCTCTGGATTATTCCCTCTGTCAGAAACTTGCGATAAAAGGCCGCGAACAATTCTGCGGGGTTCCCATGAACGAAACCGAAAGCGAAATGCAGGCACGGCTTCTGGCCAAGGCACTGCCCTTCATGCAGCGTTACGAGAACAAGACGATTGTCGTGAAATATGGCGGCCACGCCATGGGCAATCCCGAGCTCGGCAAGGCCTTTGCCAGCGACATCGCGCTGTTGAAGCAATCGGGCGTCAACCCGATCGTCGTTCATGGCGGCGGCCCGCAAATCGGCGCCATGCTGAGCAAGATGGGCATCGAATCGAAATTCGA
The nucleotide sequence above comes from Rhizobium indicum. Encoded proteins:
- a CDS encoding sigma-70 family RNA polymerase sigma factor; this encodes MQGDEIADLIGRVALGDRRAFVALYNQTAPKLFSICLRILKDRTEAEEALQEVYISIWQRARSFSVASGSSSAWLAAIARNRSIDALRARKPVADELDTVYDLADAGPDPEMQTVTKDEGRRIDTCMEELEADRAVAVKRAYVEGLSYQELADQFGVPLNTMRTWLRRSLLKLRECMER